The following are encoded together in the Fervidobacterium gondwanense DSM 13020 genome:
- a CDS encoding HD domain-containing protein, translating to MPKIVLSDVSLQLKERIERFAPDVWNKVKLKAIDELKNVADEQTVNILINVDSYSRLDKLADLYISYLEARENGKLYDFSQPLRELSEKIDEISQFFPKERIEKYWQIAQYVWSPLLNLTSMVRWNRTHRNVRTSVSGHSFIVVTISYLLSKLLEFDKTTEVIVRSILHDLPEAFTGDVITPTKKKVQGLDELVALVEREMLVEWISENPNLEFVKNFVDFAVEPFEKDAGRIVRTADYLAALLECAVEIHSGNRLEVFRENFFNFKKAIKEISPLDVSSWIDEIETIVF from the coding sequence TTGCCTAAGATCGTGCTATCCGACGTCTCGTTGCAACTGAAAGAGCGCATCGAACGATTTGCACCGGATGTATGGAATAAGGTTAAATTAAAGGCCATCGATGAGCTGAAAAATGTCGCAGACGAGCAGACGGTGAATATTTTAATAAATGTTGATAGTTACAGTAGATTAGACAAACTTGCGGATCTCTACATAAGCTACCTTGAAGCTCGCGAAAACGGAAAATTGTACGACTTCAGCCAACCGCTGAGAGAATTGAGCGAAAAAATAGATGAAATATCACAATTCTTTCCAAAAGAACGGATAGAAAAGTACTGGCAGATTGCTCAATATGTTTGGTCACCACTGCTCAACCTCACTTCGATGGTGCGATGGAACAGAACGCACAGAAACGTTCGTACCAGCGTCAGCGGTCATTCCTTTATCGTTGTGACAATTTCGTATTTATTGAGCAAACTTTTGGAATTTGATAAAACAACTGAGGTTATTGTACGGAGCATACTTCACGATTTACCAGAAGCGTTCACCGGAGATGTGATTACTCCTACTAAAAAGAAAGTCCAAGGCTTAGATGAACTTGTGGCGCTCGTTGAAAGGGAGATGCTCGTTGAGTGGATATCTGAAAACCCAAATCTTGAGTTCGTGAAGAATTTTGTAGACTTTGCAGTTGAACCTTTCGAAAAAGATGCTGGTAGAATAGTCAGAACAGCGGACTATTTGGCAGCACTGCTTGAATGCGCAGTTGAAATACATTCTGGAAACAGGCTTGAGGTTTTTAGGGAGAATTTCTTCAACTTCAAAAAAGCTATCAAAGAGATTTCTCCGCTCGACGTTTCATCTTGGATTGATGAAATTGAGACGATCGTTTTCTGA